From Caballeronia insecticola, a single genomic window includes:
- a CDS encoding sensor histidine kinase codes for MLYTFLANNRDELITRCRAKVAQRPARDASVLQLENGIPLFLHQLIETLRIEQSDRPADSVYVSGSPGGHAGRSDIGEAAAQHGHELLRLGYTVDQVVHDYGDLCQAITDLAHERDAPFSIDEFRTLNRCLDNAIADAVTEFSYQRDSKMATQQALEEGERMGAFAHELRNFLHTATLAFEAAKAGNLPLFGATGAVLDRSLKGLGKLIERSIEEARRPAPDSAKWTLFSLSEFIGETKQAANLAAQLRGCGFVVTPVDPHLAVSGNRDLLYSALGNLIQNAFKFTQPNTDVTLNAYAVADKILIEVKDHGGGLPPGKAEQMFLPFAQFGADKSGLGLGLSIARRSVELNDGFLSVRDIPGVGCVFTISLPRHTLMKK; via the coding sequence GTGCTCTACACATTTCTAGCGAATAACCGCGATGAGCTCATAACGCGATGCAGGGCTAAAGTGGCGCAGCGACCGGCGCGCGATGCGTCCGTTCTGCAACTCGAAAACGGAATTCCGCTGTTTCTCCACCAGTTGATTGAAACGCTGCGAATCGAGCAATCAGATCGCCCGGCGGATAGCGTCTACGTGTCGGGCTCGCCGGGAGGCCATGCCGGCCGTTCGGACATCGGGGAAGCGGCAGCCCAGCACGGGCACGAGCTACTACGCCTGGGATATACCGTCGACCAGGTCGTGCATGACTACGGCGATCTCTGCCAGGCCATTACCGACCTGGCGCATGAACGTGATGCGCCGTTTTCAATCGACGAATTCCGTACGCTGAACCGCTGCCTGGACAACGCGATCGCCGACGCCGTGACGGAATTCAGTTATCAGCGGGACTCCAAGATGGCGACTCAGCAAGCACTGGAAGAAGGCGAACGCATGGGCGCTTTCGCCCATGAACTGCGCAACTTCCTGCACACGGCAACCCTTGCATTCGAGGCCGCGAAAGCCGGAAATTTGCCGTTGTTCGGCGCGACGGGCGCCGTACTGGACCGGAGCCTGAAAGGCCTGGGGAAGCTAATCGAACGTTCGATCGAAGAGGCCCGCAGGCCGGCTCCAGACAGCGCGAAATGGACACTGTTCTCGCTGTCGGAGTTCATCGGTGAAACCAAGCAAGCTGCAAATCTCGCCGCGCAATTACGCGGCTGCGGCTTTGTCGTCACCCCGGTCGATCCGCACCTCGCTGTCAGCGGCAACCGCGATCTCCTGTACTCGGCGCTTGGCAATCTCATACAAAACGCATTCAAGTTCACGCAGCCAAATACCGACGTGACACTGAACGCGTATGCGGTCGCAGACAAGATTCTCATCGAAGTGAAGGATCACGGCGGTGGTCTCCCGCCGGGCAAGGCAGAGCAGATGTTCCTGCCGTTCGCTCAATTCGGAGCGGATAAATCCGGGCTTGGGCTCGGTTTATCGATAGCACGTCGAAGCGTCGAACTGAATGACGGGTTTCTGAGCGTACGCGATATTCCGGGCGTCGGATGCGTATTCACAATCAGTCTTCCGCGACATACCTTGATGAAAAAGTAA
- a CDS encoding response regulator, with the protein MGNHITPEDRAKQTAPHGAPLSALLIEDSPLIRRSLIEAIDALGPWRVSAFAEAPDDAIALLSSQAFDAVIVDLQLKRGSGMEVLAWLRENGAQTMRRAFVAVLTNHALPTYRERCLQYGVRHFFDKSLEFDRVLDALHDYAREHRHP; encoded by the coding sequence GTGGGCAATCACATCACTCCTGAGGACCGGGCGAAACAGACGGCGCCGCACGGCGCGCCGCTGTCGGCGTTGCTGATCGAGGATTCGCCGCTGATCCGCCGCAGCCTTATCGAAGCGATCGACGCGCTCGGTCCGTGGCGCGTGAGCGCCTTCGCCGAGGCTCCCGACGACGCCATCGCGCTGCTGTCGTCGCAGGCGTTCGACGCGGTCATCGTCGATCTGCAGCTCAAGCGCGGCTCCGGTATGGAAGTGCTTGCGTGGCTCCGGGAGAACGGCGCTCAAACCATGCGCCGCGCGTTCGTCGCGGTGCTGACCAATCACGCGCTGCCGACGTATCGCGAGCGTTGCCTGCAATACGGCGTGCGCCATTTCTTCGACAAATCCCTCGAATTCGATCGCGTGCTCGATGCGCTGCACGATTACGCGCGCGAGCATCGTCATCCCTGA
- a CDS encoding DUF4397 domain-containing protein, with translation MKLIRTAAALAAVASVLSACGGSSDDLGKEIGVTQPQVHFIHAIPSGPNVDFYDNAKVLQPNLAYKAVTNFANIDTGQHTFSYAAVNTTTALASDTSISNAAKGHEYTVIALPDAGFLPSIAVIDDPFDKGLLSGSARVRGFNASTNAPNLDLYLVAPGASIAAVSPTMAGIAYKNAVPATTQDSIYVSGGTYQLIATLPGSKTPVYKSGSFDLVNNADWLVTTLPAGNALSQLVPEKIRVLVAQGGNTQQPALELPDTQ, from the coding sequence ATGAAGCTCATCCGAACCGCTGCCGCGCTTGCCGCTGTCGCCTCCGTGCTCTCCGCTTGCGGCGGAAGCTCCGATGATCTGGGCAAGGAAATCGGCGTCACGCAGCCTCAGGTCCATTTCATTCATGCGATCCCGAGCGGTCCGAACGTCGATTTCTACGACAACGCGAAGGTCCTCCAGCCGAATCTGGCCTACAAGGCCGTGACCAACTTCGCGAATATCGACACCGGCCAGCACACCTTCTCCTATGCGGCCGTCAACACGACGACTGCGCTTGCATCGGACACGAGCATCTCGAACGCAGCGAAGGGACACGAATACACGGTGATCGCGCTGCCCGACGCGGGCTTCCTGCCGTCGATCGCGGTGATCGACGATCCCTTCGACAAGGGCTTGCTCTCGGGCAGCGCGCGGGTGCGCGGCTTCAATGCATCGACGAATGCGCCGAACCTCGATCTGTATCTCGTCGCGCCGGGTGCGAGCATCGCGGCCGTAAGCCCGACGATGGCCGGCATCGCCTACAAGAACGCCGTGCCCGCGACGACGCAGGATTCGATCTACGTGTCGGGCGGCACGTATCAGCTGATCGCGACGCTGCCGGGTTCGAAGACGCCGGTCTACAAGTCAGGCTCGTTCGATCTCGTCAACAACGCGGACTGGCTCGTGACGACGCTGCCGGCGGGCAATGCACTGTCGCAGCTCGTGCCGGAGAAGATTCGCGTGCTGGTGGCGCAGGGCGGCAATACGCAGCAGCCGGCGCTGGAATTGCCGGATACGCAGTGA
- a CDS encoding sensor histidine kinase — MSHVPPVAQPDLPKDEARDSPPAAPESAPAALARRATRFNDWMRRYSWAVAMTVAIVITVGGLVILESGRMRIAAEYETALDAKSATAQLSVLAADIATLTADERGFALKPDGAYQTHFRETSARVQRTLALLDAYYRRVGDDTALASFAQIRAAAADEIAQGTVRLADLSKDAPADAAARERASAPPPDTSATLDAALSLLRLNEDQRAQHALDASRADQRISTLCVAALCALNIVLFLLLFRNLGIQLDKQARVQKALITQQEELDQLVFARTRQLEALAWHLQSVSENEKTELARELHDELGSILTASKMDVAWVRGKLRESEPAMAEKLARALGNLDQGIALKRRIIEDMRPTVLANFGLVTALRSLADEAAQRNGWSVEADLPGEDVKLGEAVEIALFRVAQESLTNAAKYAGANRIRVALTLDEHQVSLVIGDDGIGIRPQDLKRTQTHGLVGMRQRVSARGGRFEIERATPHGTIISVSMPRERSIDASTVEAVTPSSMPSVATPHA, encoded by the coding sequence ATGAGTCACGTACCGCCCGTCGCGCAGCCCGATCTCCCTAAGGACGAGGCACGCGATTCGCCGCCCGCCGCGCCCGAGTCCGCGCCTGCGGCGCTCGCACGCCGCGCCACGCGTTTCAACGACTGGATGCGCCGCTACAGCTGGGCGGTCGCGATGACGGTTGCGATCGTCATTACGGTGGGTGGGCTCGTGATTCTGGAGTCGGGGCGCATGCGCATCGCGGCGGAATATGAAACCGCGCTCGATGCCAAAAGCGCAACGGCGCAACTGTCGGTGCTCGCCGCCGATATCGCGACCCTCACCGCCGACGAGCGCGGCTTCGCGCTGAAACCGGACGGCGCGTATCAGACGCATTTTCGCGAGACCTCCGCGCGGGTGCAGCGCACGCTGGCCTTGCTCGATGCGTATTACCGGCGCGTCGGCGACGACACGGCGCTCGCGAGCTTCGCGCAGATCCGCGCCGCCGCCGCCGACGAAATCGCACAAGGCACGGTGCGCCTCGCGGATCTGTCGAAAGACGCCCCCGCCGATGCCGCCGCGCGGGAACGCGCAAGCGCCCCGCCGCCGGACACGAGCGCCACGCTGGACGCGGCGCTGTCGCTGCTGCGTCTGAACGAAGATCAGCGCGCCCAGCACGCGCTCGACGCCAGCCGCGCGGACCAGCGCATTTCGACGCTGTGCGTCGCCGCGCTGTGCGCGCTGAATATCGTGTTGTTCCTGCTGCTGTTCCGCAATCTCGGCATCCAGCTCGACAAACAGGCGCGCGTGCAGAAGGCGCTGATCACGCAGCAGGAGGAACTCGACCAACTCGTGTTCGCGCGCACGCGCCAGCTCGAAGCGCTCGCATGGCATCTGCAATCCGTCAGCGAAAACGAAAAGACCGAGCTTGCGCGCGAACTGCATGACGAACTCGGCTCGATCCTCACCGCGAGCAAGATGGATGTTGCATGGGTGCGCGGCAAGCTGCGCGAATCCGAGCCCGCGATGGCCGAAAAGCTCGCGCGTGCGCTCGGCAATCTCGATCAGGGCATCGCGCTCAAGCGCCGCATCATCGAGGACATGCGCCCGACGGTGCTCGCCAATTTCGGTCTGGTGACGGCGCTGCGCTCGCTCGCCGACGAAGCCGCGCAACGCAACGGCTGGAGCGTCGAGGCCGATCTGCCCGGCGAAGACGTGAAGCTCGGCGAAGCGGTCGAGATCGCGCTCTTTCGCGTCGCGCAGGAATCGCTCACGAACGCGGCGAAGTATGCGGGCGCGAACCGCATCCGCGTGGCGCTTACGCTCGATGAACATCAGGTGTCGCTCGTCATCGGCGACGACGGCATCGGCATCCGGCCGCAGGATCTGAAGCGCACGCAGACGCACGGCCTTGTCGGCATGCGCCAGCGCGTGTCGGCGCGTGGCGGTCGCTTCGAGATCGAGCGCGCCACGCCGCACGGGACCATCATCAGCGTGTCGATGCCGCGCGAGCGCAGTATCGATGCATCGACCGTCGAGGCCGTCACGCCATCGTCCATGCCGTCCGTGGCCACGCCGCACGCGTAG
- a CDS encoding phosphodiesterase — MLLAQISDLHVTPPGTLAYGRVDTAAFLARAIAALNALDPRPDGVLITGDLVDAGGLDEYRHLRTLLDGLTLPWHVLVGNHDDRGNLRAVFADRPELAGHDGFVQYAFDSGDVRVIALDTLDPGSGGGRLCATRLAWLEAQLDACRDRPVLIGMHHPPFACGIGFMDDIRLSPDDSRALDALVRRHPNVERIVCGHVHRAISVRFGGTLVWCAPSTAHQVALQLKPDGPEAFVMEPPAFGLHLWGAETGFVTHCMSVDQGGGPQPF; from the coding sequence ATGCTGCTTGCCCAGATCAGCGATCTGCACGTCACGCCGCCGGGTACGCTCGCCTACGGCCGCGTCGATACCGCCGCCTTTCTCGCCCGCGCGATCGCGGCGCTCAACGCGCTCGACCCGCGCCCGGACGGCGTGCTCATCACGGGCGATCTCGTCGATGCCGGCGGCCTCGACGAATACCGGCATCTGCGCACGCTGCTCGACGGGCTTACGTTGCCGTGGCACGTGCTCGTCGGCAATCACGACGACCGCGGCAATCTGCGCGCCGTGTTCGCCGATCGTCCCGAACTCGCGGGCCACGACGGCTTCGTGCAATACGCATTCGACTCGGGCGACGTCCGCGTGATCGCGCTCGACACGCTCGACCCAGGCTCCGGCGGCGGGCGTCTGTGCGCCACGCGTCTCGCATGGCTCGAAGCCCAGCTCGACGCCTGCCGCGACCGTCCGGTTCTGATCGGCATGCATCATCCGCCGTTCGCGTGCGGCATCGGCTTCATGGACGATATCCGCCTAAGCCCCGACGATAGCCGCGCGCTCGATGCGCTCGTGCGGCGTCATCCGAACGTCGAGCGGATCGTCTGCGGGCACGTGCATCGCGCGATCAGCGTCCGTTTCGGCGGCACGCTCGTCTGGTGCGCGCCGTCGACAGCTCATCAGGTCGCGCTGCAACTCAAGCCCGATGGCCCGGAGGCGTTCGTCATGGAGCCGCCCGCGTTCGGGCTGCATCTGTGGGGCGCGGAGACTGGCTTCGTCACGCACTGCATGAGCGTCGATCAGGGCGGCGGACCGCAGCCGTTCTAG
- a CDS encoding response regulator, with translation MIQVLIADDHAIVRSGFRQFVADEPDMEVAGEAATGDEAIALVRAQAFDVVLLDIAMPDKNGVDTLRVIKQIRPEQGVLMLSGFPESQYAINLLKAGANGYLNKDADPAEIVRAIRTVARGHRYLSEFIADALADKLDKPAAERPHEMLSEREFQIFCKLAGGQIPTEIAQELHLSVKTVSTYRARVLEKMRLANNADLTYYAIKNGLIE, from the coding sequence ATGATTCAAGTTCTGATAGCCGACGACCACGCGATCGTGCGCAGCGGGTTCCGCCAGTTCGTCGCGGACGAACCCGACATGGAAGTGGCCGGCGAGGCCGCAACCGGCGACGAAGCCATCGCGCTCGTGCGTGCGCAGGCGTTCGATGTCGTGTTGCTGGATATCGCGATGCCCGACAAAAACGGCGTGGATACCCTGCGCGTCATCAAGCAGATTCGGCCGGAGCAGGGCGTGCTGATGCTGTCGGGGTTTCCGGAGAGCCAGTACGCGATTAATCTGCTGAAGGCAGGCGCGAACGGCTACCTGAACAAGGACGCCGATCCCGCCGAGATCGTGCGCGCGATCCGCACGGTGGCGCGAGGGCATCGTTATTTGTCGGAATTCATCGCGGACGCACTCGCCGATAAACTCGACAAACCCGCCGCCGAACGGCCGCACGAAATGCTCTCGGAACGCGAGTTCCAGATATTCTGCAAGCTCGCGGGCGGCCAGATTCCCACGGAGATCGCGCAGGAACTGCATCTCTCGGTGAAGACGGTGAGCACGTATCGCGCGCGCGTGCTGGAAAAAATGCGGCTGGCCAATAACGCCGACCTCACGTATTACGCGATAAAGAACGGCCTGATCGAATAG
- a CDS encoding DUF1328 domain-containing protein: MLKWALFFAIVAVIAGVLGFTGVAAGAAAIAKFLFVLFLILCAVFLVLGFVVTKKAID, encoded by the coding sequence ATGCTGAAGTGGGCATTGTTTTTCGCGATCGTGGCCGTGATTGCCGGCGTGCTGGGGTTCACCGGCGTCGCCGCGGGCGCTGCCGCCATCGCCAAATTCCTGTTCGTGCTGTTCCTGATTCTCTGCGCAGTGTTTCTGGTGCTGGGCTTCGTCGTCACGAAAAAGGCCATCGATTAG
- a CDS encoding DUF1328 family protein: MLHYAAVFFVIAIIAAVFGFTGIAAGAAEIAKILFFIFLVVFVVTLLLGVFRT; encoded by the coding sequence ATGCTTCATTACGCTGCCGTCTTCTTCGTCATCGCCATCATCGCGGCCGTGTTCGGTTTCACCGGAATCGCGGCGGGTGCGGCTGAAATCGCGAAGATTCTTTTCTTCATTTTTCTCGTCGTCTTCGTGGTCACGTTGCTGCTCGGGGTCTTCCGAACCTGA
- the thiC gene encoding phosphomethylpyrimidine synthase ThiC, translating to MNANPKFLSENAVVDAAAIAPLPNSRKVYVTGSTPDIRVPMREITQSDTPDGFGGEKNPPVYVYDTSGPYTDPDAHIDIRAGLPALRGTWIEQRGDTEALPGLSSEYGRERAADPKTAELRFPDLHRHPRRALAGKNVTQMHYARAGIVTPEMEYIAIRENQRRAEYLESLRTSGPNGEKLAAMMGRQHPGQAFGAAAFGKDALKEITPEFVREEVARGRAIIPANINHPESEPMIIGRNFLVKINANIGNSAVSSSIGEEVDKMTWAIRWGGDTVMDLSTGKHIHETREWIVRNSPVPIGTVPIYQALEKVNGKAEDLTWEIFRDTLIEQAEQGVDYFTIHAGVRLQYVPLTANRMTGIVSRGGSIMAKWCLAHHRESFIYEHFEDICEIMKQYDVSFSLGDGLRPGSIYDANDEAQLGELKTLGELTQVAWKHDVQVMIEGPGHVPMQLIKENMDLQLEWCDEAPFYTLGPLTTDIAPGYDHITSGIGAAMIGWFGTAMLCYVTPKEHLGLPNKDDVKEGIITYKLAAHAADLAKGHPGAQVRDNALSKARFEFRWEDQFNLGLDPDKAREFHDETLPKDSAKVAHFCSMCGPHFCSMKITQDVRDFAAKQGVSETEALAKGMETKAIEFVKKGAEIYQPT from the coding sequence ATGAATGCCAACCCGAAGTTTCTGTCCGAGAATGCCGTCGTCGATGCCGCCGCCATCGCGCCGCTGCCGAATTCGCGCAAGGTCTACGTGACCGGCTCGACGCCCGACATCCGCGTGCCGATGCGCGAAATCACGCAATCCGACACGCCCGACGGCTTCGGCGGCGAAAAGAATCCGCCGGTGTACGTCTACGACACGTCGGGTCCGTACACCGATCCGGATGCGCACATCGACATCCGCGCGGGCCTGCCCGCGTTGCGCGGCACGTGGATCGAACAGCGCGGCGACACGGAAGCGCTCCCGGGTCTGTCGAGCGAATACGGCCGCGAGCGCGCCGCCGATCCGAAGACGGCCGAGCTGCGCTTTCCCGATCTGCATCGTCATCCGCGGCGGGCGCTGGCCGGGAAGAACGTCACGCAGATGCACTACGCGCGGGCCGGCATCGTCACGCCGGAGATGGAATACATCGCGATTCGCGAAAACCAGCGGCGCGCCGAATATCTCGAAAGCCTCAGGACCAGCGGCCCGAACGGCGAGAAGCTCGCGGCGATGATGGGCCGCCAGCATCCCGGTCAGGCGTTCGGCGCGGCCGCCTTCGGCAAGGATGCGCTCAAGGAAATCACGCCCGAATTCGTGCGCGAGGAAGTGGCGCGCGGCCGCGCGATCATTCCCGCGAACATCAATCACCCGGAGAGCGAGCCGATGATCATCGGCCGCAATTTCCTCGTGAAGATCAACGCGAACATCGGCAACTCGGCGGTGAGTTCGTCGATCGGCGAGGAAGTCGACAAGATGACGTGGGCGATCCGCTGGGGCGGCGACACGGTGATGGACCTGTCCACCGGCAAACACATCCACGAAACGCGCGAGTGGATCGTGCGCAATTCGCCGGTGCCGATCGGCACGGTGCCGATTTATCAGGCGCTCGAAAAGGTCAATGGCAAAGCTGAAGACCTGACGTGGGAAATCTTCCGCGACACGCTGATCGAACAGGCCGAACAAGGCGTCGATTACTTCACGATTCACGCGGGCGTGCGTCTGCAATACGTGCCGCTGACGGCCAACCGCATGACGGGCATCGTGTCGCGCGGCGGCTCGATCATGGCGAAGTGGTGCCTCGCGCATCATCGCGAAAGCTTTATCTACGAGCATTTCGAAGACATCTGCGAAATCATGAAGCAGTACGACGTCTCGTTCTCGCTCGGCGACGGCCTGCGCCCCGGCTCCATCTACGACGCCAACGACGAAGCCCAGCTCGGCGAACTGAAGACGCTCGGCGAGCTTACGCAGGTCGCGTGGAAGCACGACGTGCAGGTGATGATCGAAGGCCCCGGCCACGTGCCGATGCAGCTCATCAAGGAGAACATGGACCTGCAGCTCGAATGGTGCGACGAGGCGCCCTTCTACACGCTCGGGCCGCTCACCACCGACATCGCGCCGGGCTACGACCACATCACGTCGGGCATCGGCGCCGCGATGATCGGCTGGTTCGGCACCGCGATGCTCTGCTACGTCACGCCGAAGGAGCACCTCGGCCTGCCCAACAAGGACGACGTGAAGGAAGGCATCATCACCTACAAGCTCGCCGCGCATGCGGCCGATCTGGCGAAGGGTCATCCGGGCGCGCAGGTGCGCGACAACGCGTTGTCGAAGGCGCGCTTCGAATTCCGCTGGGAAGACCAGTTCAACCTCGGCCTCGATCCGGACAAGGCGCGCGAATTCCACGACGAAACGCTGCCCAAGGATTCCGCCAAGGTCGCCCATTTCTGCTCGATGTGCGGCCCGCATTTCTGCTCGATGAAGATCACG
- a CDS encoding ferritin-like domain-containing protein has protein sequence MSKSSAVKAAPSQPHDAFVIDVEKIRADARQHMDDGPVTSTYGADRETVLKLLNDSLATEIVCTLRYKRHYFMAKGIHSEAVAQEFLEHANEEQEHADTLAERIVQLGGEPDFAPEGLASRSHSEYSEGKDLIDMIRENLIAERIAIDTYREIIRYLGDKDVTTRRIFEEILAVEEEHADDMADLLEGRNG, from the coding sequence ATGTCCAAATCGTCTGCTGTAAAAGCCGCGCCGAGCCAACCGCACGACGCTTTCGTCATCGACGTCGAAAAGATTCGCGCCGACGCGCGGCAGCACATGGACGACGGCCCCGTGACCTCGACCTACGGCGCGGACCGCGAAACCGTGCTCAAGCTGCTCAACGACTCGCTCGCCACCGAGATCGTCTGCACGCTGCGCTACAAGCGTCACTATTTCATGGCGAAGGGCATCCATTCGGAAGCCGTCGCGCAGGAATTCCTCGAGCACGCGAACGAGGAACAGGAACACGCCGACACGCTCGCCGAGCGCATCGTGCAGTTGGGCGGCGAGCCTGACTTCGCGCCCGAGGGTCTCGCATCCCGCTCGCATTCCGAGTACAGCGAAGGCAAGGATCTGATCGACATGATCCGCGAGAATTTGATCGCGGAACGCATTGCGATCGATACGTATCGCGAGATCATTCGCTATCTCGGCGACAAGGACGTCACGACGCGGCGCATCTTCGAGGAGATTCTGGCCGTCGAGGAAGAACATGCCGACGATATGGCCGATCTGCTGGAAGGCCGCAACGGCTAA
- a CDS encoding DapH/DapD/GlmU-related protein, protein MIGRLLTAPFGSIWKLKTICYRSNGGIVAKLAKLVYQIYQYENNSSVAWNSAFASEPCFPHGMKSVFVSGDAKVGRNCVIFQQVTIGSITLPDSAGAGAPTIGDNVYIGAGAKIVGNVVVGDNVRIGANAVVYKDVPSNSVVVGGEQKIIVKEATLDNRFFSSHGGRWVYFDNGEWISVDREPNPDLQLTHRDR, encoded by the coding sequence ATGATCGGCAGACTACTCACAGCGCCTTTTGGATCGATCTGGAAGTTGAAGACCATTTGCTATCGCAGCAACGGCGGCATTGTCGCAAAACTGGCAAAACTCGTATATCAGATCTATCAGTATGAGAACAATAGCTCTGTAGCGTGGAATTCCGCCTTTGCAAGCGAGCCATGTTTCCCGCATGGCATGAAGAGCGTTTTTGTGTCCGGCGACGCCAAAGTCGGACGCAACTGCGTGATCTTCCAGCAGGTAACAATCGGCTCAATCACGCTGCCTGATTCGGCCGGCGCGGGCGCGCCGACCATCGGCGACAACGTCTATATCGGCGCCGGCGCAAAGATCGTCGGAAATGTGGTCGTCGGTGACAATGTTCGAATCGGCGCGAATGCGGTCGTCTATAAAGACGTCCCGTCCAATTCGGTTGTCGTCGGTGGAGAGCAAAAGATTATAGTGAAGGAAGCAACGCTAGATAATCGCTTCTTCTCGTCGCATGGTGGCCGCTGGGTGTACTTCGACAACGGAGAGTGGATCTCAGTGGATCGCGAACCGAACCCCGATCTCCAACTAACTCATCGCGATCGCTGA
- a CDS encoding EamA family transporter produces MSALPPPRLPFSFPDRFPFRPPRSFKGQVALALTVVYLVWGSTYLGIHLSLESFPPLLLGGLRNLCAGVGLLVIAVHRRAVWPSAREVRNAALVGTLLEGLSSGMMAYGMRTVGTGTAAVMVATVPLFATIFSALSGRAVARGEWFALALGLLGIALLNHGDPSPSSTVGTLAILCAAIFWAGGAHLAGRLPQPSDLLMSTALQIGLGGLIATGIALVSGERLTQVSLGAGLSFGYLVVVGSMAAYVAYNFLIRNTSTIVATSCLYVNPIVAVMLGAVLLGEIITRWTVIATVVTLLSVGLSFWFDYRRRGLA; encoded by the coding sequence ATGTCCGCTCTGCCGCCGCCGCGTCTTCCGTTCAGCTTTCCCGACCGTTTTCCGTTTCGCCCGCCGCGCTCGTTCAAAGGGCAGGTCGCGCTCGCGCTGACGGTCGTCTATCTCGTCTGGGGCTCGACCTATCTCGGCATTCATCTGTCGCTCGAGTCGTTTCCGCCGCTGTTGCTCGGCGGCCTGCGTAATCTGTGCGCGGGCGTCGGGCTGCTCGTGATCGCGGTGCATCGCCGGGCGGTGTGGCCCAGCGCGCGCGAAGTGCGCAATGCGGCGCTCGTCGGCACGCTGCTGGAAGGCTTGTCGAGCGGGATGATGGCCTACGGCATGCGCACCGTGGGCACCGGCACGGCCGCGGTGATGGTCGCCACCGTGCCGCTCTTCGCGACGATCTTCTCCGCGCTGAGCGGACGCGCCGTCGCACGCGGCGAGTGGTTCGCGCTGGCGCTGGGTCTGCTCGGCATCGCGCTGCTGAATCATGGCGATCCGTCGCCGAGTTCGACGGTCGGCACGCTCGCCATCCTGTGCGCGGCAATCTTCTGGGCGGGCGGCGCGCACCTGGCGGGACGTCTGCCGCAACCGTCGGATCTGCTGATGTCCACGGCGCTGCAGATCGGGCTCGGCGGACTGATCGCGACGGGCATCGCGCTGGTGTCGGGCGAGCGGCTCACGCAAGTGAGCCTGGGCGCGGGTCTGTCGTTCGGGTATCTCGTCGTGGTCGGTTCGATGGCCGCCTATGTGGCCTATAACTTCCTCATCCGCAATACGAGCACGATCGTCGCGACGAGTTGCCTCTACGTCAATCCGATCGTGGCCGTCATGCTCGGCGCGGTGCTGCTCGGCGAAATCATCACGCGCTGGACTGTCATCGCGACGGTCGTGACCTTGCTTTCGGTCGGGCTTTCCTTCTGGTTCGACTATCGGCGGCGCGGGCTCGCCTAA
- a CDS encoding entericidin A/B family lipoprotein, whose product MTRLIALLLIAGTAALAGCNTVSGAGQDISKGGQAISNSAEEHK is encoded by the coding sequence ATGACTCGACTCATCGCTTTGCTGTTGATCGCCGGCACGGCGGCTCTCGCAGGCTGCAATACCGTCTCGGGCGCGGGCCAGGATATTTCGAAGGGCGGTCAGGCCATTTCGAACTCCGCCGAAGAACACAAGTAA